Proteins from one Haliaeetus albicilla chromosome 28, bHalAlb1.1, whole genome shotgun sequence genomic window:
- the NR2C1 gene encoding nuclear receptor subfamily 2 group C member 1 isoform X6 yields MTMIKNLWSFKVTHSQGAVTQTLMDGTPQRIQIVPADSGLSLPQRIQILTDNSPNEQGLNKVFDLCVVCGDKASGRHYGAVTCEGCKGFFKRSIRKNLVYSCRGTKDCVINKHHRNRCQYCRLQRCIAFGMKQDSVQCERKPIEVSREKSSNCAASTEKIYIRKDLRSPLAATPTFVTDNETARSTGLLESGMFVNIHQSAIKSEPTVLMTPDKVEACQGDLSTLANVVTSLANLSKCKDMSQSSTELSMIESLSNGDASLSELQQEEQASSDVTRAFDTLAKALNPGESAACQNAESIEASVQLIGGETGMNIVEIEGPLLSDAHVAFRLTMPSPMPEYLNVHYICESASRLLFLSMHWARSIPSFQALGQDNSISLVKACWNELFTLGLAQCSQVMNVATILTAFVNHLHGSLQQDKLPTDRGKLVMEHIFKLQEFCNSMVKLCLDGYEYAYLKAIVLFSPDHPGLENVVQIEKFQEKAYMEFQDYVTKAYPDDTYRLSRLLLRLPALRLMSAAITEELFFAGLIGNVQIDSIIPYILRMETADYNSQIIGHGV; encoded by the exons attttaaCTGACAACTCCCCCAATGAACAGGGCCTAAACAAAGTGTTTGATCTGTGTGTTGTGTGTGGAGACAAGGCATCAg GGCGTCACTATGGAGCAGTAACTTGTGAGGGATGCAAAGGATTCTTTAAAAGGAGTATACGGAAGAATTTAGTTTATTCGTGCCGAGGAACAAAAGACTGTGTCATTAACAAACACCACCGGAATCGATGTCAGTACTGTAGACTGCAGAGATGCATCGCGTTTGGGATGAAACAAGATT CTGTGCAGTGTGAAAGGAAACCTATTGAAGTGtcaagagaaaaatcttcaaaCTGTGCAGCTTCTACAGAAAAGATCTACATTCGGAAAGATCTTCGTAGTCCATTAGCTGCAACTCCAACTTTTGTAACAGATAATGAAACAGCAAG ATCAACAGGTCTGCTGGAATCGGGAATGTTTGTTAACATTCATCAGTCTGCAATAAAAAGTGAGCCTACTGTGCTGATGACTCCAGATAAG GTTGAAGCATGTCAGGGAGATTTAAGTACACTGGCGAATGTGGTGACTTCATTAGCTAATCTCAGTAAATGCAAAGACATGtcacaaagcagcacagagctatCTATGATTGAGAGTTTAAGTAATGGAGATGCATCATTATCTGAACTCCAGCAAGAAGAACAAGCTAGTAGTGATGTTACAAG GGCATTTGATACTCTTGCAAAAGCATTAAATCCAGGAGAGAGTGCAGCGTGCCAGAACGCTGAAAGTATTGAAGCCAGTGTACAGCTGATTGGTGGAGAAACAGGCATGAATATCGTTGAAATAGAGGGGCCACTACTCAGTGATGCACATGTAGCATTCAGG CTCACCATGCCTTCTCCTATGCCTGAGTATCTTAATGTTCACTATATCTGCGAGTCTGCCTCCAGGTTGCTTTTCTTGTCCATGCACTGGGCACGTTCCATTCCATCTTTCCAAGCTTTAGG acAGGATAACAGCATATCATTAGTAAAAGCCTGCTGGAACGAACTTTTTACGCTTGGTCTTGCACAATGTTCACAAGTTATGAATGTGGCAACTATATTAACTGCATTTGTTAATCACCTTCATGGCAGTTTACAGCAAG ATAAGCTGCCAACAGACAGAGGAAAACTAGTAATGGAGCATATCTTCAAATTGCAAGAGTTCTGTAACAGCATGGTTAAGCTTTGCCTAGATGGATATGAATATGCCTATTTGAAAGCAATCGTCCTCTTCAGTCCTG ATCACCCAGGCCTAGAAAATGTGGTGCAGATTGAGAAATTTCAAGAAAAGGCTTACATGGAGTTCCAAGACTATGTAACAAAAGCATATCCGGATGATACTTACAG ACTGTCTAGACTTCTTCTCCGATTGCCTGCTCTTAGGCTAATGAGTGCTGCCATCACTGAAGAGCTATTCTTTGCAGGACTGATTGGAAATGTTCAGATTGATAGCATCATCCCATATATTCTGCGAATGGAGACAGCAGACTACAACTCTCAGATAATTGGTCATGGCGTATAA
- the NR2C1 gene encoding nuclear receptor subfamily 2 group C member 1 isoform X7, translating to MVTHSQGAVTQTLMDGTPQRIQIVPADSGLSLPQRIQILTDNSPNEQGLNKVFDLCVVCGDKASGRHYGAVTCEGCKGFFKRSIRKNLVYSCRGTKDCVINKHHRNRCQYCRLQRCIAFGMKQDSVQCERKPIEVSREKSSNCAASTEKIYIRKDLRSPLAATPTFVTDNETARSTGLLESGMFVNIHQSAIKSEPTVLMTPDKVEACQGDLSTLANVVTSLANLSKCKDMSQSSTELSMIESLSNGDASLSELQQEEQASSDVTRAFDTLAKALNPGESAACQNAESIEASVQLIGGETGMNIVEIEGPLLSDAHVAFRLTMPSPMPEYLNVHYICESASRLLFLSMHWARSIPSFQALGQDNSISLVKACWNELFTLGLAQCSQVMNVATILTAFVNHLHGSLQQDKLPTDRGKLVMEHIFKLQEFCNSMVKLCLDGYEYAYLKAIVLFSPDHPGLENVVQIEKFQEKAYMEFQDYVTKAYPDDTYRLSRLLLRLPALRLMSAAITEELFFAGLIGNVQIDSIIPYILRMETADYNSQIIGHGV from the exons attttaaCTGACAACTCCCCCAATGAACAGGGCCTAAACAAAGTGTTTGATCTGTGTGTTGTGTGTGGAGACAAGGCATCAg GGCGTCACTATGGAGCAGTAACTTGTGAGGGATGCAAAGGATTCTTTAAAAGGAGTATACGGAAGAATTTAGTTTATTCGTGCCGAGGAACAAAAGACTGTGTCATTAACAAACACCACCGGAATCGATGTCAGTACTGTAGACTGCAGAGATGCATCGCGTTTGGGATGAAACAAGATT CTGTGCAGTGTGAAAGGAAACCTATTGAAGTGtcaagagaaaaatcttcaaaCTGTGCAGCTTCTACAGAAAAGATCTACATTCGGAAAGATCTTCGTAGTCCATTAGCTGCAACTCCAACTTTTGTAACAGATAATGAAACAGCAAG ATCAACAGGTCTGCTGGAATCGGGAATGTTTGTTAACATTCATCAGTCTGCAATAAAAAGTGAGCCTACTGTGCTGATGACTCCAGATAAG GTTGAAGCATGTCAGGGAGATTTAAGTACACTGGCGAATGTGGTGACTTCATTAGCTAATCTCAGTAAATGCAAAGACATGtcacaaagcagcacagagctatCTATGATTGAGAGTTTAAGTAATGGAGATGCATCATTATCTGAACTCCAGCAAGAAGAACAAGCTAGTAGTGATGTTACAAG GGCATTTGATACTCTTGCAAAAGCATTAAATCCAGGAGAGAGTGCAGCGTGCCAGAACGCTGAAAGTATTGAAGCCAGTGTACAGCTGATTGGTGGAGAAACAGGCATGAATATCGTTGAAATAGAGGGGCCACTACTCAGTGATGCACATGTAGCATTCAGG CTCACCATGCCTTCTCCTATGCCTGAGTATCTTAATGTTCACTATATCTGCGAGTCTGCCTCCAGGTTGCTTTTCTTGTCCATGCACTGGGCACGTTCCATTCCATCTTTCCAAGCTTTAGG acAGGATAACAGCATATCATTAGTAAAAGCCTGCTGGAACGAACTTTTTACGCTTGGTCTTGCACAATGTTCACAAGTTATGAATGTGGCAACTATATTAACTGCATTTGTTAATCACCTTCATGGCAGTTTACAGCAAG ATAAGCTGCCAACAGACAGAGGAAAACTAGTAATGGAGCATATCTTCAAATTGCAAGAGTTCTGTAACAGCATGGTTAAGCTTTGCCTAGATGGATATGAATATGCCTATTTGAAAGCAATCGTCCTCTTCAGTCCTG ATCACCCAGGCCTAGAAAATGTGGTGCAGATTGAGAAATTTCAAGAAAAGGCTTACATGGAGTTCCAAGACTATGTAACAAAAGCATATCCGGATGATACTTACAG ACTGTCTAGACTTCTTCTCCGATTGCCTGCTCTTAGGCTAATGAGTGCTGCCATCACTGAAGAGCTATTCTTTGCAGGACTGATTGGAAATGTTCAGATTGATAGCATCATCCCATATATTCTGCGAATGGAGACAGCAGACTACAACTCTCAGATAATTGGTCATGGCGTATAA
- the NR2C1 gene encoding nuclear receptor subfamily 2 group C member 1 isoform X8 codes for MDGTPQRIQIVPADSGLSLPQRIQILTDNSPNEQGLNKVFDLCVVCGDKASGRHYGAVTCEGCKGFFKRSIRKNLVYSCRGTKDCVINKHHRNRCQYCRLQRCIAFGMKQDSVQCERKPIEVSREKSSNCAASTEKIYIRKDLRSPLAATPTFVTDNETARSTGLLESGMFVNIHQSAIKSEPTVLMTPDKVEACQGDLSTLANVVTSLANLSKCKDMSQSSTELSMIESLSNGDASLSELQQEEQASSDVTRAFDTLAKALNPGESAACQNAESIEASVQLIGGETGMNIVEIEGPLLSDAHVAFRLTMPSPMPEYLNVHYICESASRLLFLSMHWARSIPSFQALGQDNSISLVKACWNELFTLGLAQCSQVMNVATILTAFVNHLHGSLQQDKLPTDRGKLVMEHIFKLQEFCNSMVKLCLDGYEYAYLKAIVLFSPDHPGLENVVQIEKFQEKAYMEFQDYVTKAYPDDTYRLSRLLLRLPALRLMSAAITEELFFAGLIGNVQIDSIIPYILRMETADYNSQIIGHGV; via the exons attttaaCTGACAACTCCCCCAATGAACAGGGCCTAAACAAAGTGTTTGATCTGTGTGTTGTGTGTGGAGACAAGGCATCAg GGCGTCACTATGGAGCAGTAACTTGTGAGGGATGCAAAGGATTCTTTAAAAGGAGTATACGGAAGAATTTAGTTTATTCGTGCCGAGGAACAAAAGACTGTGTCATTAACAAACACCACCGGAATCGATGTCAGTACTGTAGACTGCAGAGATGCATCGCGTTTGGGATGAAACAAGATT CTGTGCAGTGTGAAAGGAAACCTATTGAAGTGtcaagagaaaaatcttcaaaCTGTGCAGCTTCTACAGAAAAGATCTACATTCGGAAAGATCTTCGTAGTCCATTAGCTGCAACTCCAACTTTTGTAACAGATAATGAAACAGCAAG ATCAACAGGTCTGCTGGAATCGGGAATGTTTGTTAACATTCATCAGTCTGCAATAAAAAGTGAGCCTACTGTGCTGATGACTCCAGATAAG GTTGAAGCATGTCAGGGAGATTTAAGTACACTGGCGAATGTGGTGACTTCATTAGCTAATCTCAGTAAATGCAAAGACATGtcacaaagcagcacagagctatCTATGATTGAGAGTTTAAGTAATGGAGATGCATCATTATCTGAACTCCAGCAAGAAGAACAAGCTAGTAGTGATGTTACAAG GGCATTTGATACTCTTGCAAAAGCATTAAATCCAGGAGAGAGTGCAGCGTGCCAGAACGCTGAAAGTATTGAAGCCAGTGTACAGCTGATTGGTGGAGAAACAGGCATGAATATCGTTGAAATAGAGGGGCCACTACTCAGTGATGCACATGTAGCATTCAGG CTCACCATGCCTTCTCCTATGCCTGAGTATCTTAATGTTCACTATATCTGCGAGTCTGCCTCCAGGTTGCTTTTCTTGTCCATGCACTGGGCACGTTCCATTCCATCTTTCCAAGCTTTAGG acAGGATAACAGCATATCATTAGTAAAAGCCTGCTGGAACGAACTTTTTACGCTTGGTCTTGCACAATGTTCACAAGTTATGAATGTGGCAACTATATTAACTGCATTTGTTAATCACCTTCATGGCAGTTTACAGCAAG ATAAGCTGCCAACAGACAGAGGAAAACTAGTAATGGAGCATATCTTCAAATTGCAAGAGTTCTGTAACAGCATGGTTAAGCTTTGCCTAGATGGATATGAATATGCCTATTTGAAAGCAATCGTCCTCTTCAGTCCTG ATCACCCAGGCCTAGAAAATGTGGTGCAGATTGAGAAATTTCAAGAAAAGGCTTACATGGAGTTCCAAGACTATGTAACAAAAGCATATCCGGATGATACTTACAG ACTGTCTAGACTTCTTCTCCGATTGCCTGCTCTTAGGCTAATGAGTGCTGCCATCACTGAAGAGCTATTCTTTGCAGGACTGATTGGAAATGTTCAGATTGATAGCATCATCCCATATATTCTGCGAATGGAGACAGCAGACTACAACTCTCAGATAATTGGTCATGGCGTATAA
- the NR2C1 gene encoding nuclear receptor subfamily 2 group C member 1 isoform X5 — protein sequence MATIEELAHQIFEQQMGEVTHSQGAVTQTLMDGTPQRIQIVPADSGLSLPQRIQILTDNSPNEQGLNKVFDLCVVCGDKASGRHYGAVTCEGCKGFFKRSIRKNLVYSCRGTKDCVINKHHRNRCQYCRLQRCIAFGMKQDSVQCERKPIEVSREKSSNCAASTEKIYIRKDLRSPLAATPTFVTDNETARSTGLLESGMFVNIHQSAIKSEPTVLMTPDKVEACQGDLSTLANVVTSLANLSKCKDMSQSSTELSMIESLSNGDASLSELQQEEQASSDVTRAFDTLAKALNPGESAACQNAESIEASVQLIGGETGMNIVEIEGPLLSDAHVAFRLTMPSPMPEYLNVHYICESASRLLFLSMHWARSIPSFQALGQDNSISLVKACWNELFTLGLAQCSQVMNVATILTAFVNHLHGSLQQDKLPTDRGKLVMEHIFKLQEFCNSMVKLCLDGYEYAYLKAIVLFSPDHPGLENVVQIEKFQEKAYMEFQDYVTKAYPDDTYRLSRLLLRLPALRLMSAAITEELFFAGLIGNVQIDSIIPYILRMETADYNSQIIGHGV from the exons attttaaCTGACAACTCCCCCAATGAACAGGGCCTAAACAAAGTGTTTGATCTGTGTGTTGTGTGTGGAGACAAGGCATCAg GGCGTCACTATGGAGCAGTAACTTGTGAGGGATGCAAAGGATTCTTTAAAAGGAGTATACGGAAGAATTTAGTTTATTCGTGCCGAGGAACAAAAGACTGTGTCATTAACAAACACCACCGGAATCGATGTCAGTACTGTAGACTGCAGAGATGCATCGCGTTTGGGATGAAACAAGATT CTGTGCAGTGTGAAAGGAAACCTATTGAAGTGtcaagagaaaaatcttcaaaCTGTGCAGCTTCTACAGAAAAGATCTACATTCGGAAAGATCTTCGTAGTCCATTAGCTGCAACTCCAACTTTTGTAACAGATAATGAAACAGCAAG ATCAACAGGTCTGCTGGAATCGGGAATGTTTGTTAACATTCATCAGTCTGCAATAAAAAGTGAGCCTACTGTGCTGATGACTCCAGATAAG GTTGAAGCATGTCAGGGAGATTTAAGTACACTGGCGAATGTGGTGACTTCATTAGCTAATCTCAGTAAATGCAAAGACATGtcacaaagcagcacagagctatCTATGATTGAGAGTTTAAGTAATGGAGATGCATCATTATCTGAACTCCAGCAAGAAGAACAAGCTAGTAGTGATGTTACAAG GGCATTTGATACTCTTGCAAAAGCATTAAATCCAGGAGAGAGTGCAGCGTGCCAGAACGCTGAAAGTATTGAAGCCAGTGTACAGCTGATTGGTGGAGAAACAGGCATGAATATCGTTGAAATAGAGGGGCCACTACTCAGTGATGCACATGTAGCATTCAGG CTCACCATGCCTTCTCCTATGCCTGAGTATCTTAATGTTCACTATATCTGCGAGTCTGCCTCCAGGTTGCTTTTCTTGTCCATGCACTGGGCACGTTCCATTCCATCTTTCCAAGCTTTAGG acAGGATAACAGCATATCATTAGTAAAAGCCTGCTGGAACGAACTTTTTACGCTTGGTCTTGCACAATGTTCACAAGTTATGAATGTGGCAACTATATTAACTGCATTTGTTAATCACCTTCATGGCAGTTTACAGCAAG ATAAGCTGCCAACAGACAGAGGAAAACTAGTAATGGAGCATATCTTCAAATTGCAAGAGTTCTGTAACAGCATGGTTAAGCTTTGCCTAGATGGATATGAATATGCCTATTTGAAAGCAATCGTCCTCTTCAGTCCTG ATCACCCAGGCCTAGAAAATGTGGTGCAGATTGAGAAATTTCAAGAAAAGGCTTACATGGAGTTCCAAGACTATGTAACAAAAGCATATCCGGATGATACTTACAG ACTGTCTAGACTTCTTCTCCGATTGCCTGCTCTTAGGCTAATGAGTGCTGCCATCACTGAAGAGCTATTCTTTGCAGGACTGATTGGAAATGTTCAGATTGATAGCATCATCCCATATATTCTGCGAATGGAGACAGCAGACTACAACTCTCAGATAATTGGTCATGGCGTATAA